The following nucleotide sequence is from Candidatus Binatia bacterium.
CTGCTGCTGGGCTGGTGCGCGCTCACCGGACGCCGTATCTCCATCAGCGTACGTGAAGCCGTCCGCCTCGCCGTCATCGGCATCCTGCTGCTGAGCATCGCCAACGTGGTGCTGGCGTGGGCGGAAGAGACGGTCCCCAGTGGACTGGCGGCGCTGATCGTTTCCATCACGCCGCTGTGGTTCCTGGTGATCGAAACATGGATCCTGCGCGGCGATCATCTGTCGCGGCGCGGCATCGTCGGCCTGCTTCTGGGGATTGCCGGCATCGTCGTGCTGGTCTGGCCCAAGCTCCACGCCGCCACCGCCCTGGGACACAAGGAACTGTTTGCCTGCCTGGCGCTGCTGGGCGGGTCGCTGTCGTGGGCGATCGGGTCGGTGCTCTCCAAACGCTGGAGCACCTCCTCCGATGCGTTCGTGGGCGCCGGGTGGCAAATGACCTTCGCCGGGCTGGTAAATTTTGGAGTAGCGGCCATCGTCGGCGACTACCACCACGTGGTCTGGACCATGCGCGGGCTGGCTGCGATCGCCTACCTGGTGGTATTCGGATCGTGGGTGGGATACAGCGCCTACATCTGGCTGCTGCACAACGTTCCCATGCCGAAGGTCGCCACGTACGCATACGTAAATCCGGTGGTGGCGGTATTTTTGGGCTGGCTCGTCCTGCACGAAAAAGTGGACGCCTACATTCTGACCGGCAGCGCCATCATCGTCGCCGGCGTGGCGCTGGTAACCAGCGCCAAGGTGAGAACCAAGCGCGGCACCCTGGAGCCCGAACCCGACCTGCCCGCCGTGGAGGGCGCAGGCGACTGAAGTCGAAACAAATTCAAGTCCAAAAACGTATTCCGGGCGCCGATTCCAGGGCCGTGACCAAGGTAATAACGGGTGCCCGGAGTTATCTTGTAAGGCGCATGGGGCTTTGCTACTGTTCCCTTCCAACAAAGCAATTGCGCTGAAGTTTGGCGCGGCAGAAGGAAACGTCCTGGTCCGCC
It contains:
- a CDS encoding EamA family transporter gives rise to the protein MNSSERQYRRSAFLAFALVYFFWGSTYLAIAISVEHIGAPLMGGLRFLTAGVLLLGWCALTGRRISISVREAVRLAVIGILLLSIANVVLAWAEETVPSGLAALIVSITPLWFLVIETWILRGDHLSRRGIVGLLLGIAGIVVLVWPKLHAATALGHKELFACLALLGGSLSWAIGSVLSKRWSTSSDAFVGAGWQMTFAGLVNFGVAAIVGDYHHVVWTMRGLAAIAYLVVFGSWVGYSAYIWLLHNVPMPKVATYAYVNPVVAVFLGWLVLHEKVDAYILTGSAIIVAGVALVTSAKVRTKRGTLEPEPDLPAVEGAGD